The window GGCACCTACGGATGTCGCTTCCCTCTTGGGGGCATTGCTTTGGGGCCCCTAAAGGTGCCAGGGGTCCGGGGTGAAAGTCCTAGCCCACCTCTTGGACTCGACGACGGTGGCGCTCGGTGTCATCACCCTCTTGAGGGCGTCGTTGTGGACCTCGGTTCCTCTCGGTTGCAGATGGCTTTGGCGTCGGGTTTGCTGTCTCGCTGGCATAGTGCATCCTTGCTCCTGGCGAGGGGAGGTGTCAATGACCGCCTATCATTTAGACGTGTCCTCGTGGTCTCCGTTCTCGGTCCTTGCCGTCTCTTGGCAGGAGCGGCGCTCCATGGCCCGGAGCGAGGGGGTTGTCTGGACGATGAGTCGGCCCTCTCCGGAGATGGCTCGGTGTGTTCGGGTCCTCGTTGCACGGTGGTTTCTCCTGGCGGCGCGGCTCCGATCCTCTCTAGTTGTCTTGGTAGTAGTGTGTTAGGAGTGGCCTATCCCGCTCTTCATGTTTGGCGTAGGGTTAGTGGCACTTGTGCCATTTGCCTGCTGCCTTTTTATCTTTCGTTTCGACCTGCTTGTATGAGGGTGCTCCGATCCTCTCTAGTTGTCTTGGTAGTAGTGTGTTAGGAGTGGCCTATCCTACTCTTCATGTTTGGCGTAGGGTTAGTGGCACTTGTGCCATTTGCCTACTGCCTTTTTTATCTTTCGTTTCGACCTGCTTGTACGAGGGTTTCCTCACTACTACGCATCGTTCGGCCGTTTGTGCCTTTGTTTATAAAGGGGGGCGAAAGACTGTTTCGAGATGGTAGTCCGGTTGCGTATTTTAGTGGGATAACAGATGTGTCACGCCAGATGGTGAAACCGGTTAAGCTGTCTTGGTGAAAGTTGTATAAATAGAAACTTAGGTCTTGTTCGGAGTCACACCAGCTCCTAAAAATACGAGGAGCTGCGGAGCATCTATTTCCCAGCCCCGTGCTTTTTAACTCAAGCTCCGGAAGCGGAGTGGTAGAGTGGCGGGTCTTCGAACAGGGGCTTAAGATCGGGTACTTGCATACAAGATTTATTCCATTATTGGATTGGACAAAAACGGAGAGCAACGGAGGCGCGCGGAAACACAATAACagaaaaggagaagaaggaaacATAAGAACGACATGCCATGCCACACGCAACCAACGTCTGTCACCGAATTCCTGGATTAGGCAGCCAGGGTCATGGTATGGCTTGATTCTTGATTGTATGCTGACAACTGAAACAACTGTGTAAGCAGGAATTTGTGCAAGCACCACCCCAAATCTTTTGAGAAAACATTTTCGGGAAAAATCAAAACATTTCCTCAAAAAATGCGATTTTTGAAAGGAGAAAGCCGCGTGCACATATGAAACTCCAGAACAAAAcacttttaaaaataataattattatGATTAATTTTTGATAAACACAAACAAGTTTTTCGAAAATCTGAACAAGTATTTTAATAGTGATTTTTGAaaagcatgaatattttttaaaggagaacaaattttgaattgtgaacaatttttttgtaaacatgaacatttttagaattttCAAACAAAATTTTTAAatggaatttttttaaaaaataacgaacaaattttgaatttttagAACAAATTGTAaaatggagaacaattttgaaaatcccaaacaaatttgaaatgtgaacaattttttaatacgtgaacaaaaatttgaaaaataagaacattttttgaaatctgtgaacaaattttaaaaacAGGCATTTTTTGAAATCCATGACAAAAATTTGAAAccagaaacattttttgaatttatgaattttttttgtaaaatgggaacattttatgaatttttgaacaaaatctgaaaaacaggatttttttttgaaattcggtttttttttaaataaacttgaaaagaaaaaaaggaaaaagaaaaaaacagaaaaaagtaaaaagaaaagaaacagaaaaaaagaaaaaagaaaaagaagagaaatagaaaaaagaaaaacgaaatAGAAACTGAAAATGAAAAAGCCGGTTGAGGAACCTTCTTGAAGGTTCACAAAACCGAAAAAAACCGGCTGGGAAACCGGTGTCTGCTGTAAAACGGGCCGGCCCACTCGGTCGCTCTCTCACACCTCCCCTATGCGAAGCGTCGACAGCTTGCCGCAGCGAGCGGCAAGTAGGAGTTTCTGGTTGATGATGCTTGTCAGTCAGGGTGGGTGGATGGCACGAGCAAGCTTTTCGGCCCGCTCGTGGCCCGTTAAGGACCGGACCATACAGTCCAGGCCCGATGGAAAAACTGGACCGGTCCGGGCTGCAGTTTTCGGCACGAGAAAATGTCGGTCTGGTCCGGTATTTAACCGAGCCGCTCGGTCGGACCAAGAACACgcagtcaccgccgccgccgttcctcGTCTTCGTGGCCACCGACAGCCCCCATGTGAACCATCATGTCCCCGCGCTTCCCCTCTCATCCCTTCCTCAGCTCCCAGTGTGCCATAGCCTCTTGGCGCAGCTCGCCATTGTTGCCATACGTGCACCGCCGCCGATCTGAAGTTCTCGACCATGGAGTCGACCCCAAACCTGGCACCAATTCCTCCCATGGCGACATCACGTACACCGGCTACCAACTGCCCCAGGTAGGAAAACGCCTCGCCGGCACTACCAGGAATAACTGGGCATGATCCAAACGCTCTAAAGGTGAAGCCACCGCTGCTGTTCGAGGAGTCCCTCTGTGCTCGTTGGGATTTCTCAAGCACTTCAATTTCGTCAGTTTCGTCAGTGTAAGAAGGAGCAATAGGAGGGaaatatgtcatatgttcatgtatcTGTCGAGTGTTACAGATGTACAGAGAAGAGGAGGATGCAGGTGCAGCCACTACGCTAACAATCTCCGTAAATAACTCATCTGGATAAGCTTGTGCGATCATGCACTAGAGACGAGGACCGGTagttacggagagagagagagagctacgcTGGTTCTGTTCCAAcaggttcagaaaattcagtttgttTGTTTCGCCGAAGTTTCAGTTGTTAGCTAATTTCTGGCGCGCGTCGTCCACTTCGTCACATCAGTCATGCACGTAGCCCACCTCGCCGCTGCATCGCACACATCGACGCCGGTGGTTGTTGGCCGGTCCATTCGGTCCAGTCGGTCTGGCTCGGGCTTTGTCAGCGCCGGTCCGGTCCCCCAAAACAGGACCGCTCGcctgctcggtccggtccggtctggcctgccggcggccggtccaaacgacggctcgaaccggaactgtgactggcccggaccgtgtccaccctgactTGTTAGCTGTCACAGCCGAGGCTCTGACCGGGATCCTTTGGCCCGATCAGGAGTCAGCGATTTCGATGCCTAACACCATcagcatcatcttcatcttcagtgAAAGAGAGCATCCAAACACATCAGCCAAAACACGGAGGACAGAAATAATCATCTTCATGAAGAACTGCAAATGGTCAATCCGTAAGCATATATAACAGCGTCCAATCTAAATATCGTTGAGAAAAATAGAGGACCATAACTACAAGTGCTTTGTTCAAGAATTTACAACAGTGACACCTCTGTCTGGCTTACGGCCCATCAAAATTTTAAAATGGCCCTTCGACACCTCTCTCTGGCTTGCTTGAGAACAGCGCAAGTAAAGCAGAGAGGCTTTctcatcaaaaaagaaaaaaaaaagtaaAGCAGAGAGGCAATGGCGGTACAACCAATAGCCAACTTAAAATAACTCTCGGCAGGGTAAATTCAATANNNNNNNNNNNNNNNNNNNNNNNNNNNNNNNNNNNNNNNNNNNNNNNNNNNNNNNNNNNNNNNNNNNNNNNNNNNNNNNNNNNNNNNNNNNNNNNNNNNNNNNNNNNNNNNNNNNNNNNNNNNNNNNNNNNNNNNNNNNNNNNNNNNNNNNNNNNNNNNNNNNNNNNNNNNNNNNNNNNNNNNNNNNNNNNNNNNNNNNNNNNNNNNNNNNNNNNNNNNNNNNNNNNNNNNNNNNNNNNNNNNNNNNNNNNNNNNNNNNNNNNNNNNNNNNNNNNNNNNNNNNNNNNNNNNNNNNNNNNNNNNNNGAAACAACGAGCCTCCTCGTCATATGCACAGCTCACATGCATACTCTCTGAAAGAGCAGGTATCTATGTAGGGACGCTGCGGCCAATGTAAAAGAAACAATAGCAAATCAGTTTAAACAGAGAGTTGTGTATGTACCTGCAGGGCTTGAGAAGAACCTGAGCGCATCCGTCAGGAGTGCAGTGGTTAGTCTTGAGACTGCATGTAGCAGTGATGGTATATACCGTGTGTCCGACAAACCTGAAAATACAGGGGCAAGGGAATTAAGAGAGGTTGTCAGTGCGTTCGTACTAGTTGTATAAGTAATTAATCAGGAGATAAATTAAGCacgtacgcatggtcttgactctaCTCAAGTAGATTCGGAGGATGACTGAAGATTTTTAGACAGAAGGCATCGACCAGCACAGAAATCCTTACAGACCACACAACAATAACTGAAGATTAGAGTAATGGGGTTGGGATGTGCGCTGACTACTCTGTCCAGAGAAGCCTTTACAGTGTCAACAATTTTCGTTGTCATAGGCCTACAACCTAGGTGACATTTGAAAGTAGTGAGGCTGGACAGGTTTTCGATCCCGAAATCAAAAGCAGGAATGATGGGAGCCTCATCTTCGGCATGCCGGTAAAATATAAGCTTCAGTTTTTCTAGTTTGGGCATACATTTTGCCGTAAACATAAGATCCATCCAATCTCCCCATCTCCAGTAATTAAACTTCCTCAAGCATCGGAACCCAGCTTCACCACTAACTACCAGCCTTCCGTCTTCACAAGAAGGCTCTTTTTCTCTTCCTTCTAGACCCAGAGTGAGCAGAGCGGGTAAGGCTCCAAGGATGCAGATATCTTCATGCCGGATACCTCTCCCCACCTCCAAGTGTAACTTCTGTAGGTTGACGAGTGATCCTACCCAATGCGGAACTGTTGGGAATATACAACCCCATATGGCAAGCTTTTGGAGGTTAAGCGGCGGAGAAGTGCACCATGTATTTAGCAAGAAGTCGTCATCATCATTCCACATAGTTAGAGAACAAAGGTTTTGTGTGCATAGTTTACCGAGAGAAGAAGCAATAacttccttgtcttcatgggcaacACCCCGATAGTTAATGCCCAGTTTCCTCAGATTCTTTAGCTGACCAAGCCCTTGCAGAAAGTTATATGACTGATTGCAGGTGTTAACGCTATGCAAAACCTCCAGTGCTTGCATCTTAGCAATTCCGTCGGGAAACTTAACATTTGTGCCAGTATTTGAGCTAAGAAGTAAGTGTGCAAGTTTGCCGAGATTGGCAATACTGGCTGGCAACTCAGACACCTCTGTACGCCTGATGTCCAACATCTCTAAGCACTGTAAGTGTCCGATTTGTTCCGGGAGCTCACTTACTGCTGTCACGTAAAAATTGAGGTACCTTAGCTGAAACAGCATCCCTACATACGCGAGATGACGGTTTTCCAATAGTCTGTTTCCTCCAAAATCAAGGACACGCAAATGCCTAAACTCCATGATCGAAGGAATATTCACTGTATTCCCGAACACGTTAAGTGATCGGACATGAGATAATATCAGGTTCATCGGCATCCCTTCCGCTTCAACTTGAATGGAGAGACGACGGGCTTTGCTTTGTGCCATGGTAGTTAAATTGGGGACACCAATGAAAGTAACAAAGTTCTCTTCAATAGACTTGGATACTATGAAATCAAGAATTGTGTCGTGAACTCGACAGCTCTTCCCCTTAAAACTATTTGTCTTCACAAGTTGGATCAAACTCCTGTTGACGAGCTCATTGAAACACCTCACTCCTACCTCATATGCAGTATATCTACCTTCTTTGTGAATGAATCCTTCGGCAATCCATCTTGATATTAGTATTTTCTTCTCAATAATAGAATCTTCCGGAAATATACTGAGATACAGGAGACATGTTTTTAGATGCGGAGGAAGATCAAAGTAACTAAGTGACAATATCTTTATCATTACTTCGACACTAGGATTCCTTTCAAGTGAACGACCAATTGAATCTTTCACTTGGTTCCATAGATGCTCTGATCTTCCTGTGTTAGCCAACAAACCAGCTATAGCAATGATTGCCAAAGGCAACCCATCACACTTTTCCAAGATTTGATTAGAAACTTTCACGAGCGATGAAGGGCAATCTTCTTCAGAGCTGAATAATCTTATTTTGAATAGCTGTCTTGAGTGCTCCATATTAAGAGGCCTTATATTATAAATATGGCCACCGATTGATGAATGACATGAACATGCAACATCACTCAGCCGAGTAGTGGTGATTATTACACCACCGCATCTGGTCATGGGAAATGCATACTTAATAACATCCCATGTTTTAACATCCCATATGTCATCAATCACTATAAAATACCTGCACATGATTTTTTAGTAGTATTAGTTAGTATGATGTGTTAAAATGAAGCATacagcaaaagaagaagaaacGGAAATTTCCATGTTCTCATTGGCAACATGCAAAAGATAAATGGATCGGCTCTATGCAACTTAAACAGGGCCACATGACCAGAAAACACCTATATAGTGTTTCTACTCATATAAACGTGTGCTTATTAAACAAAATATGTTTTCCTAGATAGGCCATATAAGAGAAAAAGAGCTCTAAGCATTTTGGAGTAGTACATATTGTGTAGCATACATGCTTGATTGAAGATTGATGCTATCTCTTTATTGCGGAAAAGATTGTCTTTTAGTCTATATGCATTCTGAGATGCACACACGTGCCGAATAACTATACTAATCATATGTTCTTACTGCTTATATAAGACTTATTTTCCCTCCAAATGCAACAACCTAGTTAACTAGTAAAGTAATGCAAATAAGTGCTTCCATACATTTGGCAATTAATTTTCTCCTAAAAAGTATATAATTACTTATTTTGATTCTTAATTAGGAGTGTATTTTTCTATGCGAGAATTCTTGATTTAACTTTCTATGGGTGATAAGTAAATTTAAAGAAATATATAATACCTTTTTTCTGCTAGGTAGTCGGTAATCTTCCTTATTAGTTGTTGTATGCTCCCTGCTTCGGTGTCAGCATAATCTTGACACCCAACTTCACTTAGGAGGGTTCTCAAGATATTTTTCATATCTGGATTTCGTGACACTGATATGAAAGCCTTACACTTGAATTTCTCTTTCAGCTCTTGATACACTTGGTTTGCAAGAGTTGTTTTGCCCATTCCTCCCGATCCAACAATGGAGACCATCTTCACTTGTTGTTGTGTTGATGTAACTCCATCCTCGTCAGTTAACAACTTGATCAACTCAGCCTTGGGTTCATCAATTCCGACGAGCTTTGATGCATGCTCAAAGATAGCAAGAGCTCTAGGGTCAACGGTCACATTTTTGGTATTGGAGAAGGTCTCACGACCCTTGTACCTTGCGTTCCTATCACCCACCTCAATGATCTGTTTCTTCAGATCATGAATCTCCTTGCCGATTCGATGACGAGCCTTCATATTTCCCAACTTCCCTAGAGAGCTCTTGATCTTCTCAATGAGGCCATCTGGTTTTTCGTCTTTGTTACCAACGCTTTGAATGAAGTCATCGATGGCATCCTCCATGTCATAGGACAATTCCCGCACCTCATTCATCCAAACTTTATCCTGCACATcgagatcctcctcctcctccgacatcTTGAGGAGAAAAGCTTCCATGGCGGCGAGCTCATGAGTGAGAGACCTGATCTCCTTGCGCACACCCTTAAAACGCTTGTACTCGTCGCCGAGCAGGGTGGCCAGCTTCCCCAGGACAGGTTTGAGGACCCCCGTGGCCACAGTCACCAGAGCCGCCTCCATGGCCTAAAAGCTCGAATGCACGGCCAGTGATCGAACAGGAAAGTTTGCGCCAAGTCTAGACCCTGAAAAGAGGATGGATTAGTCATACTTACGCCACTCACCCAGAGGCTGAAGAAGTTACAAATCGACAGCGTACGTGGGAGCAAGCATATATACGAGGGAGCTCTTTTTTTTTCTTCACTTTTGTAAGAGGCATATGAGTACCTAGCCTAGCGGGGTCTGGAATTTCTTCACTAGTTGCAACTCGGAGCAGTGCGGTTGCAGCTGGATCCGTCGCCACTCTCACCGGACCCGCGGCATCCTTGCTTGCTTAGAGCTTGATCTGTCGATAATTCTGCATTGAAGCCACTGAATTCATGAGCAGTGAAGAGGAAAATTCGCGTAGCCAACCTAAACCTACACACTGAAAAGAGGATTCGCTAATCCGAATAAGCCCATGCCGGCCGTACCTGGCGGGATTCTATCTGCAGCAGAAGACGGCTAGCGACGTCGTAACCCGGGCACCGTGCCGGCGATCGAGGAGTAGGGGCGAGCAGAGcggagcagagcagtagcgcgagaGTGGGTGTGGTGTAGCTCGGACACCGAGAGACGAGGGCGCGCGGGCAGAGCAGAGCAATAGCACGAGAGTGGAGCAATCCGGTCTGTGGCAATCCTTCACCAAAACGCGTACGCAAACTGCAGGGCCGCAAGGAGAGGATGGAAGTTATCTAGTATGCGTGTGTGGTGCGGTGTGTGTGTATTGGCCAGCCACACGCGTACCTGACGCTGCACTTGACTTGGCTTATCTTCCTGATCACGCGTACGTGAGTTGTGGCTGCTATCGGAGTGCCAGTCGTGTGCAGCCTATCGTCATTGTGCAGAAAAGGAGTGGAAGGCACGCATGGCCCAAAAGAGGACGGAGAACGTTCTCAAGATTGCGATTGCCACGACCATCAAGACCCACCTACTCCAGCATGCATCCATTCATTCCGAGCATCTACATCCGGATACAGCAAATCCGACCCCTGAAACGAACGCAGACGTGCGTTCGCTGACAGTATTGACCAGAGTCCGGAGTCGGTGAAGTCCACTACGACGCGAGTGCCTGGAATGGCCGTGTACCATACGGGGCACCAGAGAATGTGACTCTGCCTCGCCAAGGTCCGCCGCTGCCTCCCGCGCCTGCTGCCTCGCCCATGTGTTCACCTCCGTCTCGGCGCACCAACGAAGCGGTTGCGCATCCGCCACCCCGTTCGGACGCCAAACGGTCTGCACCGCCTCCAGTGAGGCAGAGGCAAAACACCTCGCGTCAGATCCATGTGCCATTTGGGCGGACGCAATGGATTCCCGACAGAAGGACTCCAAACGGTGCCGTCGGGCAGCCTCCCCGGAGCGGTGAAGCGcaaggttggcaatcatctcctcaACGGGGCCATGTGGGACGAGCTCCGGGTCAATGAATCTGGAGGTGTAGGACTCGGATCCGCTGCACGCCATCCTGAAGAAGATAGGAGATCGTCGGACATAAACTTGGGTGGTGGAGTGGACTGGAGGGAAGTGGAGTGGGGTAGCAAGGGTTTGGTCCGGGAAGCGGATGGGGATGGATATATATGGGGTCGGATGGGCCAGTGTGGGCCGGGTCCGACGTGACAGACGCGCATGGTCACATCTAGGCCACCCGATATCCACCTCATATTTGGACTGGATATTAGt is drawn from Triticum dicoccoides isolate Atlit2015 ecotype Zavitan chromosome 6B, WEW_v2.0, whole genome shotgun sequence and contains these coding sequences:
- the LOC119325581 gene encoding disease resistance protein RGA5-like, which produces MEAALVTVATGVLKPVLGKLATLLGDEYKRFKGVRKEIRSLTHELAAMEAFLLKMSEEEEDLDVQDKVWMNEVRELSYDMEDAIDDFIQSVGNKDEKPDGLIEKIKSSLGKLGNMKARHRIGKEIHDLKKQIIEVGDRNARYKGRETFSNTKNVTVDPRALAIFEHASKLVGIDEPKAELIKLLTDEDGVTSTQQQVKMVSIVGSGGMGKTTLANQVYQELKEKFKCKAFISVSRNPDMKNILRTLLSEVGCQDYADTEAGSIQQLIRKITDYLAEKRYFIVIDDIWDVKTWDVIKYAFPMTRCGGVIITTTRLSDVACSCHSSIGGHIYNIRPLNMEHSRQLFKIRLFSSEEDCPSSLVKVSNQILEKCDGLPLAIIAIAGLLANTGRSEHLWNQVKDSIGRSLERNPSVEVMIKILSLSYFDLPPHLKTCLLYLSIFPEDSIIEKKILISRWIAEGFIHKEGRYTAYEVGVRCFNELVNRSLIQLVKTNSFKGKSCRVHDTILDFIVSKSIEENFVTFIGVPNLTTMAQSKARRLSIQVEAEGMPMNLILSHVRSLNVFGNTVNIPSIMEFRHLRVLDFGGNRLLENRHLAYVGMLFQLRYLNFYVTAVSELPEQIGHLQCLEMLDIRRTEVSELPASIANLGKLAHLLLSSNTGTNVKFPDGIAKMQALEVLHSVNTCNQSYNFLQGLGQLKNLRKLGINYRGVAHEDKEVIASSLGKLCTQNLCSLTMWNDDDDFLLNTWCTSPPLNLQKLAIWGCIFPTVPHWVGSLVNLQKLHLEVGRGIRHEDICILGALPALLTLGLEGREKEPSCEDGRLVVSGEAGFRCLRKFNYWRWGDWMDLMFTAKCMPKLEKLKLIFYRHAEDEAPIIPAFDFGIENLSSLTTFKCHLGCRPMTTKIVDTVKASLDRVVSAHPNPITLIFSYCCVVCKDFCAGRCLLSKNLQSSSEST